CCACCCCGCCGTAGGAGCCGGAGTGGATGGCGTGGTCGAGGGTGCGCAGCTCGATGACGCAGTCGCCCAGCCCGCGCAGGGACGTGGTGAACGCCGGCTGCCCGACGGCCCAGTTGGAGGAGTCGGCGATGACGAAGACGTCGGCGGCCAGGCTGGCGCGGTGCTCGTCGAGCAGCCGGGCCAGGGTCGGCGAGCCGATCTCCTCCTCCCCCTCGACGAAGACGGTGACCCCGACCGGCGGGCGGCCGTCGAAGGCGCGCAGGGCGGCCAGGTGCACGGCCAGCCCGCCCTTGTCGTCCGCCGTCCCGCGGCCGAACAGCCGCCCATCCCGCTCGGTCGCCGTGAACGGCGGGCTGGTCCACAGCGCCAGGTCGCCCTCGGGCTGCACGTCGTGGTGGGCGTACAGGCAGACCGTCGGTGCGCCGTCGGGGGCGGGGAAGCGCCCGATCACCGCCGGCTGCCCGCCCTCCACCCGGACCACCTGGACGTCGGGGCAGCCGAGGTCGCGCAGCAGGTCGGCCACCTGCCCGGCGCTGCGCTCCACCTCACCCGACCGCGCGGGGTCGGCGCTCACCGACGGGACCGCCACCAGGGCCTCGAGGTCGGCCCGCACCGAAGGCTGTTGAGCCCGTACCGTTTCCGCCAGCGTCATGGGCTGAGCCTAGGGCCCTCGCTCTGTAGGATTCCCACCAACCAGCCGCTCGCGAGGACAACGGTTACCAGCGGCCGTCGGAAGAGGTAGCGATGAGTCATCCCAGCGTCAACCAGCAGACCGCCGCCCGGGTGCTGCGGGAGGCCTTCGACAAGGTCGTGGACAGCCAGCAGGAGCAGATCGCGGCCGCCGCGGCCCTCGTGGTCGAGTCGCTCACCGCGGGCGGGGTGATCCAGGTCTTCGGGACCGGCCACTCCCGCAGCTTCGCCTCCGAGATCGCCGGCCGCGCCGGGGGCCTGGTGCCCGCCAACCGCATCTCGCTGTCCGACCTGACCTTCTACGGCGACCTGACGCCGGAGGAGGTGATGGACCCCTACCTCGAGCGCGACCCCTCGCTGGCGGCCCAGCTGCTGGCCGTGCACGTCATCGACCCGGCTGACGTGTTCATCATCTGCTCGAACTCCGGCGGCAACGGCTCCACCGTCGAGCTGGCCCGGCTGGTCAAGGAGCGCGGCCACCGCCTGGTCGCGGTGACCTCGATGGACCACACCACCCGGATCACCTCCCGGCACCCGAGCGGTCTGCGGCTGTTCGAGCTGGCCGACGTGGTGATCGACAACCGCGGGGTGTTCGGCGACGCGGAGCTCGAGCTGCCGGCTGACCCCGAGGGCCGCCCGCGCGGCGCGGTGCTCGCCACCTCCACCGTCACCAGCACGCTGATCGCCCAGATGCTCGTCACCGAGGTCTGCGGGCTGCTGGTGGAGGCCGGCCAGGAGGTGCCGATCCTCATCTCCGCCAACATCCCGGGCGGCGACGAGAACAACGAGCGGTTGCGGGAGCGCTACGGCGACCGCGTCAAGAGCGGCGGCCCGTGACCCCTCCCCGCAAGGGGCCGTCGCGTCCTGGGCCTGTCGAGGTGCTCGACGGGCCCAGGCGGCGGGGCCGCAGGGCGCAGCAGGACGTGCCCTGAGCCGGTCGGAGGGTCAGGCGCCGGCGACGACGGCGATCGGGTCGGCGGCCAGCACGGCGGGCAGGGTGGCCGACCAGGTGGTGCGGATCTGCTCCAGCGGCAGGCTGAACTGGCCCGCGACGGCCACCGTCGCGTCCTCGGCGCCGGTGACCCGGCCGAGCGGGTGCAGCGGCACGCCGTGCTCGGCGCAGAGGGTGGTCAGCGCGTCGGCCCCGGCGGCGGGCAGCGAGACCAGCACCCGGCCCGAGCTCTCGGAGAACAGCTGCACGAACGGGTCGGCGTCCGCGGGCAGCTCCACGGTCACGCCGTGCCCCCGCCGCAGCGACGACTCGACGAGCGCCTGGGCCAGCCCGCCGTCGGCGAGGTCGTGGGCGCTGGTCAGGAGGCCGCGGCGACCCGCCTCACCCAGCACCGCGGCCAGCCGCCGCTCGTGCTCGAGGTCGACCACCGGCGGTCGGCCCCCGAGGTGGTCGTGCGCCACGGCGGCCCAGACCGATCCGGCCAGCTCGTCGCGGGTGTCGCCCAGCAGCACGACGACATCACCCGCCCCGGCGAACCCGACGGGCACCCGCCGGCGGACGTCCTCGATGACCCCCATGACCCCGACGACGGGGGTGGGCAGGATCGGCGTGCTGCCGGTCTGGTTGTAGAAGCTCACGTTGCCGCCCGTGACCGGGGTGCCGAGCACCTGGCAGCCGTCCACCAGGCCGGCGATCGCCTGG
The window above is part of the Friedmanniella luteola genome. Proteins encoded here:
- a CDS encoding sugar isomerase domain-containing protein; translated protein: MSHPSVNQQTAARVLREAFDKVVDSQQEQIAAAAALVVESLTAGGVIQVFGTGHSRSFASEIAGRAGGLVPANRISLSDLTFYGDLTPEEVMDPYLERDPSLAAQLLAVHVIDPADVFIICSNSGGNGSTVELARLVKERGHRLVAVTSMDHTTRITSRHPSGLRLFELADVVIDNRGVFGDAELELPADPEGRPRGAVLATSTVTSTLIAQMLVTEVCGLLVEAGQEVPILISANIPGGDENNERLRERYGDRVKSGGP